A stretch of the Papaver somniferum cultivar HN1 chromosome 6, ASM357369v1, whole genome shotgun sequence genome encodes the following:
- the LOC113286285 gene encoding uncharacterized protein LOC113286285, whose product MALNISYSGLSTHQLSSPSSSSPKSKQHLQFLLSNSHLVVTSNSRPSISRKSRRNFRVMGSSTSSSQNPDNSVQESGREDYSSVSDAEWKKRLTSEQFYVTRKKGTERAFTGIGTQKSAGTYHCICCDTPLFEGSTKFDSGTGWPSYYQPIGNNVKLKLDLSIIFMPRQEVLCDVCDAHLGHIFDDGPPPTGKRYCINSASLRLKSK is encoded by the exons ATGGCTTTGAATATAAGCTACAGTGGACTTTCAACTCACCAGTTATCATCCCCGTCTTCGTCATCACCAAAATCAAAACAACATCTCCAATTCCTCCTCTCCAATTCTCATCTTGTTGTCACTTCCAATTCCCGCccttcaatttcaaggaaatcacGTCGGAATTTTCGTGTAATGGGTTCTTCTACGTCTTCTTCTCAAAATCCAGATAACAGCGTTCA AGAGTCAGGCAGGGAAGATTATTCTTCCGTAAGTGATGCAGAGTGGAAGAAGCGTCTCACTAGTGAGCAGTTCTACGTAACTCGCAAGAAGGGAACTGAGAGGGCTTTTACAGG TATTGGAACACAAAAATCCGCAGGAACTTATCACTGCATCTGCTGTGACACGCCTTTGTTCGAG GGGTCCACGAAATTTGACAGCGGAACTGGTTGGCCATCATACTATCAACCCATAGGAAATAACGTGAAATTGAAATTAGACTTGTCGATCATATTCATGCCTAGGCAGGAAGTTCTTTGTGATGTGTGCGATGCTCATCTTGGTCATATTTTTGATGATGGCCCTCCACCTACCGGAAAACGTTACTGCATTAACAG TGCCTCCCTGAGACTGAAATCAAAATAG